The following are from one region of the Nymphaea colorata isolate Beijing-Zhang1983 chromosome 7, ASM883128v2, whole genome shotgun sequence genome:
- the LOC116257881 gene encoding flowering-promoting factor 1-like protein 1 → MSGVWVFRNGVARLVSNPHVESIDGSELAATRKAVLVHIPTGEVITSYESLERKLTSIGWERYHEDPEMLQFHKAHSSIHLITLPRDFSRFKSVHMYDIVVKNRSYFVVKET, encoded by the coding sequence ATGTCAGGAGTGTGGGTGTTCAGGAATGGTGTGGCTCGACTGGTCTCCAACCCACACGTCGAGTCAATCGATGGGTCCGAGCTCGCTGCGACGAGGAAGGCGGTGCTGGTGCACATACCGACGGGCGAGGTCATCACCTCCTACGAGTCGCTGGAGAGGAAGCTGACGTCCATCGGTTGGGAGCGCTACCACGAGGACCCCGAGATGCTGCAGTTCCACAAGGCTCACTCCTCCATTCACCTCATCACCCTGCCCAGGGACTTCAGCAGGTTCAAGTCCGTCCACATGTACGACATCGTCGTCAAGAACCGCAGCTACTTTGTGGTGAAGGAGACGTGA
- the LOC116257821 gene encoding pentatricopeptide repeat-containing protein At5g15300-like yields the protein MSTTPQYLASLVEGCTGLADLLPIHGRVIKNGLAQNFILVAKMLVVCSISGCMQYAMAIFNQVRTPNVFLYNTTIRACCNSNNARLGILFYRRLCGDGICHDSYTFPFVLTACRKVLAVAEGRQVQGHIIKHGFGADVLTQTHLLKLLADCGDVHSARQVFEEMSMRDLVSWTTMVSAYASREGYTESAFRLFEEMPCKDQIAWNSMMVAFLQWGNLVAARRVFDLSPQGDVVGWTAIIRGYAKEGDYWESLNLYHMMRTRCVRPNHVTIVSALSASAHVGSLRDGMLIHQHIEKSGVFLDEYVGTTLVDMYSKCGSIESAAKVFGIMKRRDLYSWNTMIQGLAFHGRGTDALKLFNQMRANGLIPNEITFIAVLTACSHMGLVDLGQFYFTCMKNEYGIEPSIEHFGCLVDLLGRSGFLFEAEELAKRMPIEANAVVWGALLGACKLLGNLDVGERALRELLTLEPENSGNYVLLSNLYAETNRWDDVECVRKMMKDPRIERRSGCSSIELGGVLHEFVRGDKSHPLSRRIYETLDRLALQLDSCTSMDGCL from the coding sequence ATGTCGACGACTCCCCAATACTTGGCGTCTTTGGTGGAAGGTTGCACTGGTTTGGCGGACCTGCTCCCTATCCATGGTCGAGTTATCAAAAATGGACTGGCTCAGAATTTCATTCTTGTTGCCAAAATGCTGGTGGTCTGCTCGATCTCGGGATGCATGCAATATGCGATGGCCATTTTCAACCAAGTACGAACTCCCAACGTGTTTCTTTACAACACTACCATCAGAGCTTGCTGCAACAGCAACAATGCTCGTCTAGGCATCTTATTCTACCGTCGGCTCTGTGGAGATGGGATCTGTCATGATTCGTACACCTTTCCTTTTGTGCTCACTGCGTGCCGCAAGGTTTTGGCTGTTGCAGAAGGACGCCAAGTCCAGGGCCATATCATCAAGCATGGGTTTGGGGCGGACGTTCTTACGCAGACCCACCTGCTCAAGCTTCTCGCTGATTGCGGCGACGTGCATTCTGCTCGCCAAGTGTTTGAGGAAATGTCCATGAGAGATTTGGTGTCTTGGACAACCATGGTGTCAGCGTATGCCTCTCGGGAAGGCTACACGGAATCTGCTTTCAGATTATTCGAAGAAATGCCTTGCAAGGATCAAATTGCGTGGAACTCGATGATGGTTGCCTTTCTTCAATGGGGCAACCTCGTCGCTGCTAGGCGAGTGTTTGATCTGTCTCCACAGGGGGATGTGGTTGGATGGACCGCTATAATTCGTGGATATGCGAAAGAAGGGGACTACTGGGAGTCATTGAATCTCTACCACATGATGAGGACGCGCTGTGTGAGGCCTAACCATGTCACTATTGTGAGTGCATTGTCTGCATCAGCTCATGTTGGCAGTCTTAGAGATGGGATGCTGATACATCAGCACATAGAAAAGAGCGGTGTGTTTCTTGATGAATATGTAGGGACAACACTTGTGGATATGTATTCAAAGTGTGGAAGTATAGAGAGTGCTGCTAAGGTTTTTGGTATCATGAAGCGTAGGGATCTATACTCGTGGAACACGATGATACAGGGGTTAGCTTTTCATGGACGTGGGACTGATGCATTGAAGTTGTTTAACCAAATGAGAGCAAATGGGTTGATCCCCAACGAAATAACCTTTATAGCCGTTCTAACAGCTTGTAGCCACATGGGTCTGGTAGATTTGGGTCAATTTTACTTCACGTGTATGAAAAATGAGTATGGCATCGAGCCCTCAATTGAGCACTTCGGTTGTTTAGTGGATCTTCTTGGTCGTAGTGGATTTTTGTTTGAAGCAGAGGAACTGGCTAAGAGAATGCCCATAGAAGCGAACGCTGTGGTTTGGGGAGCTTTGCTTGGCGCTTGTAAACTCCTAGGGAACCTTGATGTAGGGGAGAGAGCACTGAGGGAGCTATTAACATTGGAGCCAGAGAATAGTGGGAATTATGTGCTTTTATCAAATTTGTATGCGGAGACTAATAGGTGGGATGATGTGGAGTGTGTGAGGAAGATGATGAAAGATCCGAGGATTGAGAGAAGATCAGGCTGTAGTTCAATTGAATTAGGTGGTGTTCTACACGAATTCGTTCGAGGGGACAAGTCACATCCCTTGTCTAGGCGTATCTATGAAACTTTAGACAGGCTTGCTTTGCAGCTAGACAGTTGCACCTCCATGGATGGCTGCCTTTAA
- the LOC116257516 gene encoding inositol polyphosphate multikinase beta-like, producing the protein MPAPSDLRISFEGSSTHRKATVFRVVCWFFAIRYLSSRQTTRRDAVPLPLCWCGQCGIFHRIGRKTGGGLFLRLYWVDIFCRTQGGKAGAGFRCYAGFLREEGSRREGDVAKSPTAPGRRSPSGRRKSRTPYRRRRPLQDHDRGSKEVGFYRSFWSNSQLPPNVHRFFPSFYGTQLLEASDGSGPREHLVIDDVVSSLYRPSVIDVKIGSRTWYPGASDEYVGKCVEKDRTSTSLKLGFRISGLQVYPSEEPGLWKPGRRWVKAILSADQVRSVLRVFVSSNASSSSPDCAHAPAVFGGPTGVLAQLLELKQWFEKQTFFHFYSKSVLLMYGQDETDGSRPVVASVKLVDFAHVVDGEGVIDHNFLGGLCSLIKFVEDILESIDGSVAWTSKLGSAAD; encoded by the coding sequence ATGCCCGCTCCTTCAGATCTTCGGATCTCTTTCGAGGGTTCATCAACACACCGTAAAGCCACGGTGTTCCGGGTGGTGTGCTGGTTCTTTGCCATACGGTACTTGTCATCAAGACAAACAACGCGGCGAGACGCGGTTCCTCTTCCTTTGTGTTGGTGCGGGCAGTGCGGCATCTTCCATCGAATAGGCAGAAAAACTGGTGGTGGATTATTCCTTCGTTTATATTGGGTCGACATCTTCTGTCGAACCCAAGGCGGAAAAGCTGGTGCCGGTTTCCGTTGCTATGCCGGGTTCTTGAGGGAGGAGGGAAGCAGAAGGGAAGGAGATGTTGCTAAAAGCCCCACCGCACCAGGTCGCCGATCACCAAGCGGCCGAAGGAAATCTCGGACTCCTTATCGACGGCGCAGGCCGCTGCAAGACCATGATCGGGGGTCGAAGGAGGTGGGGTTTTACCGATCCTTTTGGTCGAACTCCCAGTTGCCACCGAATGTCCATCGATTCTTCCCGTCCTTCTACGGTACCCAACTTCTAGAAGCTTCGGATGGTTCCGGTCCCCGCGAGCACCTTGTCATCGACGACGTCGTCTCATCCCTTTATCGTCCCTCTGTGATTGACGTCAAAATCGGGTCCAGAACGTGGTATCCCGGCGCATCGGATGAGTACGTGGGCAAATGCGTGGAGAAGGACCGGACTTCCACCAGTTTGAAACTGGGGTTTAGGATTTCTGGGTTGCAGGTGTATCCGAGTGAAGAACCGGGTTTATGGAAGCCTGGGAGACGTTGGGTGAAGGCCATTCTCAGTGCTGATCAAGTCAGATCGGTTCTGAGGGTGTTCGTTTCATCGAACGCTTCTTCAAGTTCGCCAGATTGCGCGCATGCACCTGCCGTCTTTGGCGGTCCGACCGGAGTTTTGGCGCAGTTGCTGGAACTGAAGCAGTGGTTCGAGAAGCAGACGTTCTTCCACTTCTACTCGAAGTCGGTGCTGTTGATGTATGGCCAGGATGAGACCGACGGTAGCCGACCGGTGGTGGCTTCTGTGAAGCTTGTGGATTTCGCCCATGTTGTGGATGGGGAAGGAGTGATTGATCACAACTTTTTGGGAGGATTGTGTTCGTTGATAAAGTTTGTGGAGGATATACTTGAGAGCATTGATGGTAGTGTGGCTTGGACTAGCAAACTTGGGTCTGCAGCAGATTGA
- the LOC116257515 gene encoding uncharacterized protein LOC116257515 isoform X1: MEPIPAAQAMKWCIELDKGLRSKKPGRAVEAILCMGPRLVRWSEESNIPASMAHMFGLVLGEDRAFANAIILRLADAFMSGDKIIKASVLKVLLMEMKSRRRRGSRYDGILAKKRVPNHMEVLRRIKVVFDKGDVESRALALRVIGCFADFGKDSAEIRYMVVSTLLESSHVMELKASLFAAGHICELSEGFAFVVLEMVVSLLASKRACYAVKRAATHVFAKMGSSYAIACRAYETGKKLTMDSQNAEIVADMLLALTKLASKSSVLISDQMDLLLSFLSVDLPSDSHITALKCFWLLSPKAISCIPVHENALRALLGLLEKADSPVNLRCEAMRVLRKIFRFSLPSLDQSIVVDLIKVVEIAARSHNLAVKHVAFGLLVDLAFCIRKIIPETRCDKFDECLIMSKCYQTNPESTSPLSGENNLQILPCRLTLLIMDEITLLCEKGAAEIKSGVAICGSKEELHGELEQEFQHLLGLVRVLMKEYPMVSHLALCRVKGLVETLVGVQGKLNGDSVVIFKEMSKGYDNQENSQSSSGEVSTIEGRMLDSSIASLLFSLCRFSCTCLDFLDAADAIDANISDTVSLLMECVWKDNFSHNSGTCMILSFFLHFHVKLNLLKKPNQNSTFSRHECLKQNSQNSSSYSVGAIYEYDQVDGQSQVQSSRGTSLHTRLKVGVLSSRQEGPEGFNQPESCQCLVGDGGKRTGGLTETNHENDCMKNYHDSFWVKHECFTLDFAKKMIRNKEFWIVYKIGKYAAIKGAWFATSFIFSQLLCPGGVQSDSCYCWLRTVSDFTCAESELHSLFFDEKTIQFLDWVKINDDRNFSRIFAMEATDFCSKVPNMQEYGIKIAEVHRKICLAEVMLSTAATLEPTFYFQRWFLKLRAKTLEYLSDMLGMLELFTCDKRSVRNEEHAEKNVRMSFHNAQIVDALTYQLTHVSFQFRSLAKEFDLLAMSFMDIDMESFRYISILALNCSLLAFCAAFVVFFPELPDNEFDVLSSRSSRKQLHAKLVHDLAERLWHADTEISEELFLFLRTFGNVFFLPSGTQFFSYDYVLGGSLEICRFAIPRVLRLQKGAVGENSNIDRVDPVMTGVDHLSEVLGRWIHLPFHIPSFFFQTRRCIGAEIFSNSGSKDFVQSTAQGCWLHLNLCVQMKNVPPKLHTGIVKMFCIVAARPSDCLVDAEDVKQVSVGFQAWETEEMMNLNEELLQYMRGEASGRTAETVEGLEKSGFVKSFASSRPNQNVQGFSTCMLDVSAFPVGTYQCSWHSCCVDSNGRCWSLLPLNSGPIFTVKET, encoded by the exons ATGGAACCGATTCCAGCGGCTCAAGCAATGAAATGGTGCATCGAGCTCGATAAAGGCCTCCGATCGAAGAAACCAG GGCGTGCTGTTGAGGCAATTTTGTGTATGGGGCCTAGGCTTGTGAGGTGGAGTGAGGAGTCGAATATCCCAGCATCTATGGCCCATATGTTTGGTTTGGTCCTGGGGGAAGACAGAGCCTTTGCAAATGCGATTATCCTTCGTCTTGCAGATGCGTTCATGTCTGGTGATAAGATCATTAAAGCTTCTGTTTTGAAGGTTCTTCTGATGGAGATGAAGTCAAGAAGAAGGAGGGGATCAAGGTATGATGGTATTCTGGCCAAGAAGAGAGTGCCTAATCATATGGAAGTGCTCAGAAGGATTAAGGTTGTTTTTGACAAGGGCGACGTGGAATCGAGAGCATTGGCTTTACGAGTGATTGGCTGCTTTGCAGACTTTGGAAAGGATAGTGCCGAGATACGTTATATGGTAGTGTCCACGCTGTTGGAGTCGTCGCATGTAATGGAG CTAAAGGCTTCATTGTTTGCTGCTGGTCACATTTGTGAATTGTCAGAGGGCTTTGCGTTTGTTGTGTTGGAGATGGTGGTCAGCCTTTTGGCTTCAAAAAGGGCATGTTATGCTGTAAAGAGGGCAGCGACACATGTTTTTGCTAAAATGGGAAGTTCGTATGCCATTGCTTGTAGAGCTTATGAG ACTGGAAAAAAATTGACTATGGATTCTCAAAATGCTGAAATTGTGGCTGACATGCTTCTAGCACTTACAAAACTTGCTTCCAAATCATCAGTTCTCATTTCTGACCAG ATGGATTTGCTCCTTTCATTTCTGAGCGTTGATCTGCCATCCGATTCACATATAACAGCATTGAAATGCTTTTGGCTTCTTTCACCGAAAGCAATTTCATGTATTCCTGttcatgagaatgcattgaGAGCTCTTCTTGGACTTTTAGAGAAGGCTGATAGTCCTGTGAATTTGCGATGTGAGGCCATGAGAGTTTTGCGCAAG ATTTTCCGTTTTTCTCTACCATCTCTGGATCAGTCTATTGTGGTTGATTTGATAAAGGTTGTAGAAATTGCTGCTCGTTCTCATAATCTGGCAGTCAAACATGTCGCTTTTGGCCTTCTAGTGGATCTAGCTTTCTGCATTAGGAAGATTATCCCAGAAACTAGGTGTGATAAATTTGATGAATGCTTGATCATGTCCAAGTGCTATCAAACCAATCCAGAAAGCACAAGCCCCTTATCTGGTGAAAATAACCTACAAATTCTCCCATGTCGTCTGACACTGTTGATAATGGATGAAATTACTTTGCTTTGTGAGAAGGGGGCTGCTGAGATCAAGTCAGGAGTAGCCATATGTGGATCAAAGGAAGAATTGCATGGGGAGCTAGAGCAAGAATTTCAACATTTACTTGGACTTGTTAGGGTTCTCATGAAGGAGTATCCTATGGTATCTCACCTAGCACTTTGCAGGGTCAAAGGCTTGGTAGAAACCTTGGTTGGTGTTCaaggaaaattaaatggtgattctgttgtcattttcaaagaaaTGAGCAAAGGCTATGATAATCAAGAAAATTCTCAATCATCTAGTGGTGAAGTCTCTACAATTGAAGGAAGGATGCTGGATTCATCAATTGCAAGtctgttgttttctttatgCAGATTTTCTTGCACAtgtcttgattttcttgatgcAGCCGATGCCATTGATGCTAATATTAGCGATACTGTTAGTTTGCTTATGGAATGTGTCTGGAAAGATAACTTCAGTCATAATTCTGGGACGTGTATGATCCTTTCATTCTTTCTGCATTTTCATGTAAAGCtcaatttattgaaaaaaccAAATCAGAATTCGACCTTCAGCAGGCATGAATGTCTGAAACAAAATTCCCAGAATAGTTCCTCTTATTCGGTAGGGGCAATTTATGAATATGACCAAGTTGATgggcaatcacaagttcaaagtTCAAGAGGGACATCTCTTCACACAAGGTTGAAGGTGGGTGTACTCTCCAGTAGGCAGGAGGGACCTGAAGGTTTTAATCAACCAGAGAGCTGCCAATGTCTGGTCGGTGATGGTGGAAAAAGGACTGGTGGCCTGACAGAAACTAATCATGAAAATGATTGCATGAAAAACTACCATGATTCTTTCTGGGTTAAACATGAATGCTTCACTTTggattttgcaaaaaaaatgatTAGGAATAAGGAATTTTGGATAGTCTACAAGATTGGTAAATATGCTGCTATTAAAGGTGCTTGGTTTGCAACTTCATTCATATTCAGCCAGTTGCTTTGTCCTGGAGGAGTGCAATCAGATTCTTGTTATTGTTGGTTGAGAACAGTTTCAGATTTTACCTGTGCTGAAAGTGAACTCCATAGCCtcttttttgatgaaaaaaccATCCAATTTCTTGACTGGGTAAAGATAAATGACGACAGGAACTTTAGCAGGATATTTGCAATGGAAGCCACTGATTTTTGCTCCAAAGTACCCAACATGCAAgaatatggaattaaaattgCAGAAGTGCACAGAAAAATTTGTCTTGCAGAGGTAATGTTATCTACTGCTGCTACATTAGAACctactttttattttcagagATGGTTTCTGAAGCTAAGAGCAAAGACCCTTGAATATTTGTCGGACATGTTAGGCATGTTGGAACTTTTCACTTGTGATAAAAGGAGCGTCAGAAATGAAGAACATGCTGAAAAGAATGTCAGGATGAGCTTTCACAATGCCCAAATTGTGGATGCACTGACATATCAGCTCACTCACGTGTCATTTCAGTTCAGAAGTTTAGCCAAAGAGTTTGATCTTCTAGCCATGTCATTCATGGACATCGACATGGAAAGCTTTAGATATATCTCGATTCTTGCACTTAATTGTTCCTTATTAGCCTTCTGTGCTGcctttgttgtcttttttcctGAACTGCCAGATAATGAATTTGATGTGTTGAGCTCTAGGAGTTCAAGAAAGCAGCTTCATGCAAAGCTGGTACATGATCTGGCTGAGCGATTGTGGCATGCAGATACAGAGATCAGTGAAGAACTGTTTTTGTTCTTAAGAACTTTTGGGAACGTATTCTTCTTGCCTTCTGGAACACAGTTTTTTAGCTATGACTATGTCTTGGGGGGATCACTCGAAATTTGCAGGTTTGCTATACCACGGGTGCTTAGGTTGCAAAAGGGTGCAGTTGGGGAAAACAGTAACATTGACCGAGTCGATCCAGTGATGACTGGGGTGGACCATCTGTCAGAAGTATTGGGAAGATGGATTCACCTGCCTTTCCATATCCCAAgcttttttttccaaacaag GCGTTGTATTGGTGCGGAGATCTTTTCAAATTCAGGAAGCAAGGATTTTGTACAGTCGACTGCTCAAGGCTGTTGGCTTCATCTTAATCTCTGCGTTCAAATGAAAAACGTACCACCTAAGCTGCATACTGGCATTGTGAAGATGTTCTGCATTGTTGCAGCTCGACCATCTGATTGTCTGGTAGATGCTGAGGATGTGAAACAAGTGAGTGTAGGTTTTCAAGCTTGGGAGACTGAAGAAATGATGAACTTAAATGAAGAATTACTGCAGTATATGAGGGGTGAGGCTTCTGGCAGGACAGCTGAAACGGTTGAAGGGCTtgaaaaatcaggttttgtgaaGTCATTTGCAAGTTCACGGCCTAACCAGAACGTGCAGGGTTTCTCAACATGCATGCTTGATGTGTCTGCTTTCCCGGTGGGCACTTATCAGTGCAGTTGGCACTCTTGTTGTGTTGACAGTAATGGTCGTTGTTGGAGCCTCTTGCCTCTAAATTCCGGACCCATTTTTACAGTAAAAGAGACGTAG
- the LOC116257515 gene encoding uncharacterized protein LOC116257515 isoform X2, whose protein sequence is MVVSLLASKRACYAVKRAATHVFAKMGSSYAIACRAYETGKKLTMDSQNAEIVADMLLALTKLASKSSVLISDQMDLLLSFLSVDLPSDSHITALKCFWLLSPKAISCIPVHENALRALLGLLEKADSPVNLRCEAMRVLRKIFRFSLPSLDQSIVVDLIKVVEIAARSHNLAVKHVAFGLLVDLAFCIRKIIPETRCDKFDECLIMSKCYQTNPESTSPLSGENNLQILPCRLTLLIMDEITLLCEKGAAEIKSGVAICGSKEELHGELEQEFQHLLGLVRVLMKEYPMVSHLALCRVKGLVETLVGVQGKLNGDSVVIFKEMSKGYDNQENSQSSSGEVSTIEGRMLDSSIASLLFSLCRFSCTCLDFLDAADAIDANISDTVSLLMECVWKDNFSHNSGTCMILSFFLHFHVKLNLLKKPNQNSTFSRHECLKQNSQNSSSYSVGAIYEYDQVDGQSQVQSSRGTSLHTRLKVGVLSSRQEGPEGFNQPESCQCLVGDGGKRTGGLTETNHENDCMKNYHDSFWVKHECFTLDFAKKMIRNKEFWIVYKIGKYAAIKGAWFATSFIFSQLLCPGGVQSDSCYCWLRTVSDFTCAESELHSLFFDEKTIQFLDWVKINDDRNFSRIFAMEATDFCSKVPNMQEYGIKIAEVHRKICLAEVMLSTAATLEPTFYFQRWFLKLRAKTLEYLSDMLGMLELFTCDKRSVRNEEHAEKNVRMSFHNAQIVDALTYQLTHVSFQFRSLAKEFDLLAMSFMDIDMESFRYISILALNCSLLAFCAAFVVFFPELPDNEFDVLSSRSSRKQLHAKLVHDLAERLWHADTEISEELFLFLRTFGNVFFLPSGTQFFSYDYVLGGSLEICRFAIPRVLRLQKGAVGENSNIDRVDPVMTGVDHLSEVLGRWIHLPFHIPSFFFQTRRCIGAEIFSNSGSKDFVQSTAQGCWLHLNLCVQMKNVPPKLHTGIVKMFCIVAARPSDCLVDAEDVKQVSVGFQAWETEEMMNLNEELLQYMRGEASGRTAETVEGLEKSGFVKSFASSRPNQNVQGFSTCMLDVSAFPVGTYQCSWHSCCVDSNGRCWSLLPLNSGPIFTVKET, encoded by the exons ATGGTGGTCAGCCTTTTGGCTTCAAAAAGGGCATGTTATGCTGTAAAGAGGGCAGCGACACATGTTTTTGCTAAAATGGGAAGTTCGTATGCCATTGCTTGTAGAGCTTATGAG ACTGGAAAAAAATTGACTATGGATTCTCAAAATGCTGAAATTGTGGCTGACATGCTTCTAGCACTTACAAAACTTGCTTCCAAATCATCAGTTCTCATTTCTGACCAG ATGGATTTGCTCCTTTCATTTCTGAGCGTTGATCTGCCATCCGATTCACATATAACAGCATTGAAATGCTTTTGGCTTCTTTCACCGAAAGCAATTTCATGTATTCCTGttcatgagaatgcattgaGAGCTCTTCTTGGACTTTTAGAGAAGGCTGATAGTCCTGTGAATTTGCGATGTGAGGCCATGAGAGTTTTGCGCAAG ATTTTCCGTTTTTCTCTACCATCTCTGGATCAGTCTATTGTGGTTGATTTGATAAAGGTTGTAGAAATTGCTGCTCGTTCTCATAATCTGGCAGTCAAACATGTCGCTTTTGGCCTTCTAGTGGATCTAGCTTTCTGCATTAGGAAGATTATCCCAGAAACTAGGTGTGATAAATTTGATGAATGCTTGATCATGTCCAAGTGCTATCAAACCAATCCAGAAAGCACAAGCCCCTTATCTGGTGAAAATAACCTACAAATTCTCCCATGTCGTCTGACACTGTTGATAATGGATGAAATTACTTTGCTTTGTGAGAAGGGGGCTGCTGAGATCAAGTCAGGAGTAGCCATATGTGGATCAAAGGAAGAATTGCATGGGGAGCTAGAGCAAGAATTTCAACATTTACTTGGACTTGTTAGGGTTCTCATGAAGGAGTATCCTATGGTATCTCACCTAGCACTTTGCAGGGTCAAAGGCTTGGTAGAAACCTTGGTTGGTGTTCaaggaaaattaaatggtgattctgttgtcattttcaaagaaaTGAGCAAAGGCTATGATAATCAAGAAAATTCTCAATCATCTAGTGGTGAAGTCTCTACAATTGAAGGAAGGATGCTGGATTCATCAATTGCAAGtctgttgttttctttatgCAGATTTTCTTGCACAtgtcttgattttcttgatgcAGCCGATGCCATTGATGCTAATATTAGCGATACTGTTAGTTTGCTTATGGAATGTGTCTGGAAAGATAACTTCAGTCATAATTCTGGGACGTGTATGATCCTTTCATTCTTTCTGCATTTTCATGTAAAGCtcaatttattgaaaaaaccAAATCAGAATTCGACCTTCAGCAGGCATGAATGTCTGAAACAAAATTCCCAGAATAGTTCCTCTTATTCGGTAGGGGCAATTTATGAATATGACCAAGTTGATgggcaatcacaagttcaaagtTCAAGAGGGACATCTCTTCACACAAGGTTGAAGGTGGGTGTACTCTCCAGTAGGCAGGAGGGACCTGAAGGTTTTAATCAACCAGAGAGCTGCCAATGTCTGGTCGGTGATGGTGGAAAAAGGACTGGTGGCCTGACAGAAACTAATCATGAAAATGATTGCATGAAAAACTACCATGATTCTTTCTGGGTTAAACATGAATGCTTCACTTTggattttgcaaaaaaaatgatTAGGAATAAGGAATTTTGGATAGTCTACAAGATTGGTAAATATGCTGCTATTAAAGGTGCTTGGTTTGCAACTTCATTCATATTCAGCCAGTTGCTTTGTCCTGGAGGAGTGCAATCAGATTCTTGTTATTGTTGGTTGAGAACAGTTTCAGATTTTACCTGTGCTGAAAGTGAACTCCATAGCCtcttttttgatgaaaaaaccATCCAATTTCTTGACTGGGTAAAGATAAATGACGACAGGAACTTTAGCAGGATATTTGCAATGGAAGCCACTGATTTTTGCTCCAAAGTACCCAACATGCAAgaatatggaattaaaattgCAGAAGTGCACAGAAAAATTTGTCTTGCAGAGGTAATGTTATCTACTGCTGCTACATTAGAACctactttttattttcagagATGGTTTCTGAAGCTAAGAGCAAAGACCCTTGAATATTTGTCGGACATGTTAGGCATGTTGGAACTTTTCACTTGTGATAAAAGGAGCGTCAGAAATGAAGAACATGCTGAAAAGAATGTCAGGATGAGCTTTCACAATGCCCAAATTGTGGATGCACTGACATATCAGCTCACTCACGTGTCATTTCAGTTCAGAAGTTTAGCCAAAGAGTTTGATCTTCTAGCCATGTCATTCATGGACATCGACATGGAAAGCTTTAGATATATCTCGATTCTTGCACTTAATTGTTCCTTATTAGCCTTCTGTGCTGcctttgttgtcttttttcctGAACTGCCAGATAATGAATTTGATGTGTTGAGCTCTAGGAGTTCAAGAAAGCAGCTTCATGCAAAGCTGGTACATGATCTGGCTGAGCGATTGTGGCATGCAGATACAGAGATCAGTGAAGAACTGTTTTTGTTCTTAAGAACTTTTGGGAACGTATTCTTCTTGCCTTCTGGAACACAGTTTTTTAGCTATGACTATGTCTTGGGGGGATCACTCGAAATTTGCAGGTTTGCTATACCACGGGTGCTTAGGTTGCAAAAGGGTGCAGTTGGGGAAAACAGTAACATTGACCGAGTCGATCCAGTGATGACTGGGGTGGACCATCTGTCAGAAGTATTGGGAAGATGGATTCACCTGCCTTTCCATATCCCAAgcttttttttccaaacaag GCGTTGTATTGGTGCGGAGATCTTTTCAAATTCAGGAAGCAAGGATTTTGTACAGTCGACTGCTCAAGGCTGTTGGCTTCATCTTAATCTCTGCGTTCAAATGAAAAACGTACCACCTAAGCTGCATACTGGCATTGTGAAGATGTTCTGCATTGTTGCAGCTCGACCATCTGATTGTCTGGTAGATGCTGAGGATGTGAAACAAGTGAGTGTAGGTTTTCAAGCTTGGGAGACTGAAGAAATGATGAACTTAAATGAAGAATTACTGCAGTATATGAGGGGTGAGGCTTCTGGCAGGACAGCTGAAACGGTTGAAGGGCTtgaaaaatcaggttttgtgaaGTCATTTGCAAGTTCACGGCCTAACCAGAACGTGCAGGGTTTCTCAACATGCATGCTTGATGTGTCTGCTTTCCCGGTGGGCACTTATCAGTGCAGTTGGCACTCTTGTTGTGTTGACAGTAATGGTCGTTGTTGGAGCCTCTTGCCTCTAAATTCCGGACCCATTTTTACAGTAAAAGAGACGTAG